A window of Polaribacter litorisediminis contains these coding sequences:
- the dnaG gene encoding DNA primase, which translates to MISRSTIDRIFESARVEEVIGEFVQLKKAGSNFKGLSPFTDEKSPSFMVSPVKQIWKDFSTGKGGNSVSFLMEHEHFSYPEALKWLAKKYNIEIEETEQTSEEKAQMNERESMFLVSNYAKEYFHNLMLNTNKGKAIGLSYFKERGFTDEIITKFDLGYCLDEWDNFTKTALAKGYDLKYLAATGLSIVKENRQFDRFKGRVMFPIHSMSGRILGFGGRILTANKKAAKYLNSPESDIYHKSKILYGIYQAKKEIAKQDNCYLVEGYTDVISFYQSGIENVVASSGTALTADQIRLVNRLTKNITVLFDGDAAGIRASIRGIDLILEQGMNVKVVQFPDGEDPDSFAKSHSDLELKEYLENSTTDFINFKVSLLLKDSNNDPIKKATVIRDIVTSISKIPNGIQREVYVQECSRIMDISERVLFSELAQILKKESFQKKKTQTNANTNYNPNIDPNEPPPEYFQEQEQAAMGLIKGGRVPSQKIDELSILEQEIIRILVLYGNEKVDFTEEIVEVDEEGKETISLRKFENTVSSEIYLHLHDDEIEFSNAVFQEIYVEMIHQLNQSEKLDMNDFTSHENSEITTIITSILMDKENPKMQLSNWESKNIEVKTAIDVLPKAVTDVIFNLRRILIGKKIEELMKEAIENQSKNIDLEMIKNYTSLKMRLFEKLNRVV; encoded by the coding sequence ATGATATCTAGAAGTACCATAGACCGAATTTTTGAATCTGCTAGGGTAGAAGAGGTTATTGGTGAATTTGTGCAACTAAAAAAAGCAGGAAGTAATTTTAAAGGATTAAGTCCGTTTACAGACGAAAAATCACCTTCTTTTATGGTGTCTCCAGTAAAGCAAATCTGGAAAGATTTTTCTACCGGAAAAGGAGGAAATTCTGTTTCGTTTTTAATGGAGCATGAGCATTTTTCGTATCCTGAAGCTTTAAAATGGTTGGCTAAAAAGTACAATATAGAAATTGAAGAAACCGAACAAACCAGCGAAGAAAAAGCTCAAATGAATGAGAGAGAAAGTATGTTTTTGGTTTCTAATTATGCCAAAGAATATTTTCATAATTTAATGCTAAACACCAATAAAGGAAAAGCAATTGGGTTAAGTTACTTTAAAGAAAGAGGCTTTACAGATGAAATTATCACAAAATTCGATTTAGGATATTGTCTCGATGAATGGGATAATTTCACAAAAACAGCTTTAGCAAAAGGATATGATTTAAAATATTTAGCGGCTACAGGATTATCGATTGTAAAAGAAAATAGACAATTTGATCGTTTTAAAGGAAGGGTAATGTTTCCTATTCATTCCATGTCAGGAAGAATTTTAGGTTTTGGTGGAAGAATTTTAACAGCAAATAAAAAGGCAGCCAAATACTTAAATTCTCCAGAAAGCGATATTTATCACAAGAGTAAAATTCTATACGGAATTTATCAAGCCAAAAAAGAAATTGCCAAACAAGATAATTGTTATTTGGTAGAGGGTTATACAGATGTTATTTCTTTTTATCAATCAGGAATTGAAAATGTGGTAGCTTCTTCAGGTACCGCTTTAACCGCTGACCAAATTAGATTGGTAAATCGATTAACAAAAAATATTACAGTCCTTTTTGATGGCGATGCTGCCGGAATTAGAGCTTCTATACGCGGAATCGATTTAATTTTAGAGCAAGGAATGAACGTTAAAGTGGTTCAGTTTCCGGATGGTGAAGATCCAGATAGTTTTGCAAAGTCGCATTCTGATCTAGAGCTAAAAGAATATTTAGAGAATTCTACAACAGACTTTATCAACTTTAAAGTATCACTTTTATTAAAAGATTCTAATAACGATCCTATTAAAAAAGCGACTGTTATTAGAGATATTGTTACCAGTATTTCTAAAATTCCAAATGGTATTCAACGTGAAGTTTACGTGCAAGAATGTTCTAGAATCATGGATATTTCAGAGCGGGTCTTGTTTAGTGAATTGGCTCAAATATTAAAAAAAGAATCTTTTCAGAAAAAAAAGACACAAACAAATGCAAATACCAATTACAACCCTAACATAGATCCTAATGAGCCACCTCCAGAATACTTTCAAGAACAAGAACAAGCGGCAATGGGTCTTATTAAAGGAGGACGAGTGCCTTCTCAGAAAATTGACGAACTTTCTATTTTAGAACAAGAAATTATTAGGATTTTAGTTTTGTATGGTAATGAAAAAGTTGATTTTACGGAAGAAATTGTTGAGGTAGATGAAGAAGGGAAGGAAACTATTTCTTTAAGAAAATTTGAGAATACTGTGAGCTCCGAGATTTATTTGCATTTGCATGATGATGAAATTGAGTTTTCGAATGCCGTTTTTCAAGAAATTTATGTAGAAATGATTCATCAATTAAATCAATCAGAAAAATTAGATATGAATGATTTTACCAGTCATGAAAATTCAGAAATTACCACAATTATCACTTCTATTTTAATGGATAAAGAAAACCCAAAGATGCAATTAAGTAATTGGGAAAGTAAAAATATAGAAGTAAAAACGGCTATTGACGTGCTACCCAAAGCTGTTACAGATGTAATCTTTAACTTAAGAAGAATTTTAATTGGTAAAAAAATTGAGGAGTTGATGAAGGAAGCTATCGAGAATCAATCTAAAAATATAGATTTAGAAATGATAAAAAACTATACAAGTCTTAAAATGCGCCTTTTCGAAAAATTGAATAGAGTCGTATAA
- the clpX gene encoding ATP-dependent Clp protease ATP-binding subunit ClpX — translation MAKEENLECSFCGRKKAETDLLIAGMDAHICDKCIEQAHGIVEEEISESKSSGLSKDVMLKKPMEIKAFLDQYIIGQTETKRAMAVAVYNHYKRLLQNKNDDDDVEIEKSNIILVGETGTGKTLVAKTIARMLNVPFSIVDATVLTQAGYVGEDVESILSRLLQVADYDVAKAEKGIVFIDEIDKIARKGDNPSITRDVSGEGVQQALLKLLEGTVVNVAPKGGRKHPEQKFIEVNTQDILFIAGGAFSGIDRIISKRLNMQAVGYSASMSDDKVDEENLLQYIIPSDLKAFGLIPEIIGRLPVLSYMNPLDAKTLRAILTEPKNSIIKQYAKLFKIDDVAFTIEEEALNYIVGKAVEYKLGARGLRSLCEAIFTDAMFELPSSDEKELHVTKEYAEAKLTNTTLKKLKAAS, via the coding sequence ATGGCGAAAGAAGAAAATTTAGAGTGTTCGTTTTGCGGACGAAAAAAAGCAGAAACAGACCTGTTAATTGCAGGGATGGATGCACATATTTGTGATAAATGCATAGAACAAGCACATGGCATTGTAGAAGAAGAAATTTCGGAATCTAAATCTAGTGGTTTATCCAAAGATGTAATGCTAAAAAAGCCTATGGAAATTAAGGCTTTTTTAGATCAATATATTATCGGTCAAACCGAAACAAAACGTGCAATGGCAGTTGCTGTATACAATCATTATAAACGTTTATTGCAAAATAAAAATGATGATGACGATGTAGAAATCGAAAAGTCTAATATTATTTTAGTCGGCGAAACAGGAACGGGAAAAACCTTGGTTGCAAAAACAATTGCAAGAATGCTAAATGTTCCTTTTTCTATTGTAGATGCTACTGTATTAACGCAAGCAGGTTATGTTGGTGAAGATGTAGAAAGTATTTTAAGTAGATTATTGCAAGTGGCTGATTATGATGTAGCAAAAGCAGAAAAAGGGATTGTTTTCATTGATGAAATAGATAAAATTGCAAGAAAAGGAGACAATCCATCCATTACAAGAGATGTTTCTGGTGAAGGTGTACAACAAGCATTGTTAAAATTATTAGAAGGAACCGTTGTAAATGTTGCGCCAAAAGGCGGAAGAAAACATCCAGAGCAAAAATTTATAGAGGTAAACACACAAGATATTTTATTTATTGCAGGAGGAGCTTTTTCAGGAATAGACAGAATTATTAGTAAGCGTTTAAACATGCAAGCAGTGGGTTACAGCGCTTCTATGAGCGATGATAAAGTGGATGAAGAAAATTTATTACAATATATTATTCCTTCTGATTTAAAAGCCTTTGGATTGATTCCAGAAATTATTGGACGTTTGCCAGTTTTAAGTTATATGAATCCTTTGGATGCAAAAACGTTGCGTGCCATTTTAACAGAGCCAAAAAACTCAATCATTAAACAATATGCTAAATTGTTTAAAATTGATGATGTTGCTTTTACGATTGAAGAAGAAGCGTTAAATTACATTGTTGGAAAAGCAGTTGAATATAAGTTGGGCGCAAGAGGTTTGCGATCTTTATGTGAAGCTATTTTTACAGATGCCATGTTTGAGTTGCCAAGTTCTGATGAAAAAGAATTGCATGTTACCAAAGAATATGCAGAAGCAAAATTAACAAACACAACTTTAAAGAAGTTAAAGGCAGCTTCTTAA
- the clpP gene encoding ATP-dependent Clp endopeptidase proteolytic subunit ClpP yields the protein MDYGKEFEKYATKHQGVSSTYFNQITSSLTPYIMEERQMNITQMDVFSRLMMDRIIFLGTGVNDQVANVIQAQLLFLESLDANKDISIYINSPGGGVYAGLGIYDTMQFIKPDVATICTGMAASMGAVLMCAGAKGKRSALPHSRIMIHQPMSGTQGQVSDMEITIKETIKLRDELYTIISNHSGQPFDKIQKDSDRDYWMKAAEAKTYGMIDEVLARK from the coding sequence ATGGATTACGGAAAAGAGTTCGAAAAATACGCGACAAAACACCAAGGAGTAAGCAGCACCTACTTTAATCAAATTACAAGTAGTTTAACGCCATATATTATGGAAGAGCGTCAAATGAACATCACTCAAATGGATGTTTTTTCACGTTTAATGATGGATCGAATTATTTTTTTAGGAACAGGTGTTAATGATCAAGTTGCTAATGTTATACAAGCACAATTACTTTTTTTAGAAAGTTTAGATGCGAATAAAGATATTTCAATTTACATTAATTCTCCAGGCGGTGGCGTCTACGCGGGTCTAGGTATTTATGATACCATGCAATTTATAAAGCCAGATGTAGCCACAATTTGTACAGGAATGGCGGCTTCTATGGGAGCAGTTTTAATGTGTGCAGGAGCTAAAGGAAAACGTTCGGCATTGCCACATTCTAGAATTATGATTCATCAGCCAATGAGCGGAACGCAAGGGCAAGTTTCTGATATGGAAATTACTATTAAAGAAACCATTAAATTAAGAGATGAACTATATACCATCATTTCTAATCATTCAGGTCAACCCTTTGATAAAATTCAAAAAGATTCTGATAGAGATTATTGGATGAAGGCAGCCGAGGCAAAAACCTACGGAATGATTGATGAAGTTTTAGCAAGAAAATAA
- the tig gene encoding trigger factor has translation MNITRENVDALNAVIKVDIVAEDYQTTVTEKLKDYRKKADVPGFRKGHVPMGMIKKQYGSSIMMDEVNKLLQNSLTKFISEEKIKMLGNPIPRIQEDFDWNSDVFSFEFELGLMPEFEINLSEKNKIKRYNIVATDSLIDEEVKNIQIRYGKVTPIEEATEHANVTGTFINEEKEINKKSTFLVNDLKGDKNENKLIGAKIGDVIELETKKLFEDDHKLQQILGVAHDEIHDLDITVTFTIEEITTTKPADLDQELFDKLFSDGSVTTADQLKEKIKEDAEKQFQQQADQHILGAVQEYLMEHTKFDLPTEFLKKWLKTAGEKELTTEEAEAEFEKSEKGLRYQLIEGKLMKDNDIKLEYAELVAYAKGFIRQQMAQFGNMNPEEKELDDIAARILQNQEEAQKLENQLINQKLITFFKENINFKTEEVSYEEFIKEAYKQ, from the coding sequence ATGAATATTACAAGAGAAAATGTAGATGCTTTAAACGCAGTTATAAAAGTAGATATTGTTGCAGAAGATTACCAGACAACTGTAACTGAAAAGTTAAAAGATTATCGAAAAAAGGCAGATGTTCCTGGATTTAGAAAAGGGCACGTGCCTATGGGAATGATTAAAAAGCAATACGGTTCATCGATCATGATGGACGAGGTTAACAAGCTTTTGCAAAATTCTTTAACTAAGTTTATATCCGAAGAAAAAATAAAGATGTTAGGGAATCCTATTCCAAGAATTCAAGAGGATTTCGATTGGAATTCAGATGTTTTTTCTTTTGAATTTGAATTAGGTTTAATGCCAGAATTTGAGATTAATTTATCAGAAAAAAATAAAATAAAACGATATAATATTGTTGCAACAGATTCATTAATTGATGAAGAAGTAAAGAATATTCAAATTCGTTACGGAAAAGTAACTCCTATAGAGGAGGCTACCGAGCATGCTAATGTTACGGGAACTTTTATAAATGAAGAAAAGGAAATCAATAAAAAAAGTACTTTTTTAGTAAATGATTTAAAAGGTGATAAAAACGAAAACAAACTTATTGGCGCTAAAATAGGTGATGTAATTGAGTTAGAAACAAAAAAATTGTTTGAAGACGACCATAAATTACAACAAATTTTAGGAGTTGCTCACGATGAAATTCACGATTTAGACATCACCGTTACTTTTACCATAGAAGAGATTACCACAACGAAGCCAGCGGATTTAGATCAAGAATTGTTTGATAAATTATTTTCTGATGGTAGTGTTACCACTGCAGACCAGTTGAAAGAAAAAATTAAGGAAGATGCAGAAAAACAATTTCAACAACAAGCAGATCAGCATATCTTAGGAGCTGTTCAAGAGTATTTAATGGAGCATACAAAGTTTGATTTACCTACTGAATTCTTAAAAAAGTGGTTAAAAACTGCAGGTGAAAAAGAATTAACTACAGAAGAGGCTGAAGCTGAATTTGAAAAATCTGAAAAAGGTTTGCGTTATCAATTAATTGAAGGTAAGTTGATGAAAGATAATGACATCAAATTAGAGTATGCAGAATTGGTAGCGTATGCAAAAGGATTTATCCGTCAGCAAATGGCACAGTTCGGGAATATGAATCCAGAAGAAAAAGAATTGGATGATATTGCTGCTAGAATCTTACAGAATCAAGAAGAAGCTCAAAAATTAGAAAATCAATTAATTAATCAGAAATTAATTACCTTCTTTAAAGAGAATATCAACTTTAAAACAGAAGAGGTTTCTTACGAGGAATTTATCAAAGAAGCATATAAGCAATAA
- the pyrH gene encoding UMP kinase, producing MHYKRILLKLSGEALMGDRPYGIDPKRLAEYAKEIKQVVDRGIEVAIVIGGGNIFRGVAGASNGMDRVQGDHMGMLATCINGLALQSALEDEGLHTRLQTALEIKEVAEPYIKRKAIRHLEKRRVVIFGAGTGNPYFTTDTAAVLRAIEINADAILKGTRVDGVYDKDPEKNTDAVKFETISFKEVIEKGLKVMDMTAFTLSEENKLPIIVFDMNTNGNLLKLISGENIGTIVDVK from the coding sequence ATGCATTACAAAAGAATTCTTTTAAAATTGAGTGGAGAGGCATTAATGGGCGATAGACCTTATGGTATAGACCCTAAACGACTTGCCGAATACGCAAAAGAGATAAAGCAGGTTGTAGATAGAGGTATTGAGGTTGCTATTGTTATTGGTGGTGGTAATATTTTTAGAGGTGTAGCCGGAGCAAGTAATGGTATGGATCGCGTTCAAGGAGATCACATGGGAATGCTCGCAACATGCATCAACGGCTTAGCTTTGCAAAGTGCTTTAGAAGATGAAGGTTTGCATACTCGTTTGCAAACGGCATTAGAAATTAAAGAAGTTGCAGAGCCTTATATAAAACGAAAAGCTATTAGACACTTAGAAAAAAGACGTGTTGTTATCTTTGGTGCTGGTACAGGAAATCCTTATTTTACAACAGATACTGCCGCAGTTTTAAGAGCTATTGAAATTAATGCAGATGCTATTTTAAAAGGAACTAGAGTTGATGGGGTTTATGATAAAGATCCTGAAAAAAATACAGATGCTGTTAAATTTGAAACCATTTCTTTTAAAGAAGTTATTGAAAAAGGTTTAAAAGTGATGGATATGACGGCATTTACTTTGAGTGAAGAAAATAAATTACCGATTATTGTATTTGATATGAATACAAATGGAAACTTATTAAAATTGATTTCAGGAGAAAATATAGGTACAATAGTTGACGTTAAATAA
- the frr gene encoding ribosome recycling factor, whose protein sequence is MNEEIEFILDTAKEAMNNAIAHLEKELRSIRAGKASPAMLGTVMVDYYGSQTPLGQVANVNTPDPRTLSIQPWEKNMLQPIEKAIQNANLGLNPMNNGDIIMINVPPLTEERRIGLAKQAKAEAEHAKVGVRNARKDANNDIKKTDISDDMKKIAEDDVQKLTDTFVKKIDDTLSVKEKEIMTV, encoded by the coding sequence ATGAACGAAGAAATTGAATTTATTCTAGATACCGCCAAAGAGGCAATGAACAATGCCATAGCGCATTTAGAAAAAGAATTACGCTCAATCAGAGCAGGGAAAGCCTCACCAGCCATGTTGGGGACGGTTATGGTAGATTACTATGGTTCGCAAACACCACTTGGGCAAGTTGCTAACGTTAACACCCCAGACCCCAGAACATTAAGCATTCAGCCTTGGGAAAAAAACATGTTACAACCCATAGAAAAAGCAATACAGAATGCAAATCTGGGTTTAAACCCAATGAATAATGGTGATATTATCATGATTAATGTTCCGCCTTTAACAGAGGAACGAAGAATCGGTTTAGCAAAACAAGCAAAAGCAGAAGCAGAACATGCAAAAGTTGGCGTTAGAAATGCCCGTAAAGATGCGAATAACGACATCAAAAAAACAGATATTTCTGATGATATGAAAAAAATTGCAGAAGATGATGTTCAAAAACTAACAGATACTTTTGTCAAAAAAATAGATGATACCTTATCCGTTAAGGAAAAAGAGATCATGACCGTATAA
- a CDS encoding efflux RND transporter permease subunit, which translates to MNFWTKVAGIILRNRYLVLVCIAIITGLLASQMKYMKFSYTEANLLPENHEANLEYNKFLEIFGEEGNLVILGLKDSTVFTPQKFNAWNGLVKQFDDLEEIDFTVSIADIQKLKADRKKRKFVLEPLYAKDPKTSEEVLAIKKELFEKLPFYDNLLFNKETGTLQTAIYIKKEIINTPKRRDFIFNTLIPIIEKFEKNQNVDVRISGMPYIRTLNAQNIQDEILLFVLGALLITAIIFFFFFRSYRATFITLLVVIVGVTWAFGFIGWFGYEITVLTALIPPLIIVIGVPNAVFLINKYQQEIKKHGNQAKSLQRVIAKVGNATLMTNITTASGFATFVFVKSDLLREFGILASVNIISIFILALLIIPIIYSFMPLPKKKHLNHLEKKWIENVVNWMERMVKNQRITIYFTTVIVIILSIIGVYKIRVSGSIIEDMPKSTGFYKDIKFFENEFGGIMPLEILIDTKKDKGVMKLSTLKKMDKINETIESFPELSKPISVVNLVKYSKQAYYKGNPKYYQLPTNQEQSYIFAYTKNTNSDAGMLKNFVDSTGRYARITTFMKDIGTDKMDVIQERLKAVINKEFPADDFSVSITGKALVFIKGTNYLITNLVVSLSLAIILIALFMAWMFRSPQMIVISLLPNMLPLLITAGLMGFFDIPIKPSTILVFSIAFGISVDDTIHFLAKYRQELIANNWRIKPSVYSALRETGVSMFYTSIVLFFGFLVFCLSSFGGTIALGGLVSITLLLAMVSNLLLLPSLLLTFEKKIANKKMFKEPKIKIIPLEEENL; encoded by the coding sequence ATGAATTTCTGGACAAAAGTTGCAGGTATTATTTTAAGAAACCGGTACTTGGTTTTAGTATGCATTGCTATCATTACAGGTTTACTTGCTTCTCAAATGAAGTATATGAAATTTTCATATACAGAAGCAAATCTGTTACCAGAAAACCATGAAGCTAATTTAGAATACAATAAATTTTTAGAAATCTTTGGTGAGGAGGGTAACCTTGTTATTCTTGGCCTTAAAGATTCCACCGTTTTTACTCCGCAAAAATTTAATGCCTGGAATGGTTTAGTAAAGCAATTTGATGATTTAGAAGAAATAGATTTTACAGTTTCTATTGCTGATATTCAAAAATTAAAGGCCGATAGAAAAAAAAGAAAATTTGTTTTAGAGCCTCTATATGCCAAGGATCCAAAAACATCAGAAGAAGTTTTAGCGATTAAAAAAGAACTTTTTGAAAAACTACCTTTTTACGATAATCTACTTTTTAACAAAGAAACCGGCACATTACAAACGGCTATTTATATCAAAAAAGAGATTATAAACACTCCAAAACGTAGAGATTTTATATTCAATACATTAATCCCGATTATAGAAAAATTTGAAAAGAATCAAAATGTTGATGTTCGTATTTCAGGAATGCCTTATATTAGAACATTAAACGCTCAAAACATTCAAGATGAAATATTACTTTTTGTTTTAGGCGCACTTTTAATTACGGCGATTATCTTCTTTTTCTTTTTTCGTTCTTACAGAGCCACCTTTATAACTTTACTTGTTGTTATTGTGGGTGTTACTTGGGCTTTCGGTTTTATAGGTTGGTTTGGTTATGAAATCACTGTTTTAACCGCATTAATTCCGCCTTTAATTATTGTAATTGGGGTGCCGAATGCTGTTTTCTTGATTAATAAATATCAGCAAGAAATAAAAAAGCATGGAAATCAGGCAAAATCTTTACAACGTGTTATCGCAAAAGTTGGTAATGCAACTTTAATGACGAATATTACCACTGCCTCGGGTTTTGCAACCTTTGTGTTTGTAAAAAGTGATTTATTGCGCGAATTCGGAATTTTAGCATCCGTAAATATCATCAGTATTTTCATTTTAGCGTTGTTAATAATTCCTATTATTTATAGTTTTATGCCACTTCCGAAAAAGAAGCATTTAAATCATTTGGAAAAAAAATGGATAGAAAATGTGGTAAATTGGATGGAAAGAATGGTGAAAAATCAACGAATTACTATTTATTTTACCACAGTTATCGTCATTATTTTAAGCATTATTGGTGTTTATAAAATTAGAGTTTCTGGCAGTATTATTGAAGATATGCCAAAAAGTACGGGCTTTTATAAAGATATAAAATTCTTTGAAAATGAGTTTGGTGGCATTATGCCCCTTGAAATTTTAATTGATACTAAAAAAGATAAAGGAGTTATGAAATTATCCACGTTAAAAAAGATGGATAAAATTAACGAAACGATAGAATCTTTTCCAGAACTCTCAAAACCAATATCTGTTGTAAATTTGGTAAAATACTCAAAACAGGCTTACTATAAAGGAAATCCTAAATATTATCAACTACCAACAAATCAGGAACAGAGTTATATTTTTGCATATACAAAGAACACCAATAGCGATGCGGGGATGCTAAAAAACTTTGTAGATTCTACAGGTCGTTATGCAAGAATTACCACCTTTATGAAAGATATTGGTACGGATAAAATGGATGTGATTCAAGAGCGTTTAAAAGCTGTTATTAATAAAGAATTTCCGGCGGATGATTTCTCTGTTTCTATTACCGGTAAAGCACTAGTTTTTATAAAAGGGACCAATTATTTAATTACCAATTTGGTGGTTTCTTTATCATTAGCCATTATTTTAATTGCCCTTTTTATGGCTTGGATGTTTAGATCTCCTCAAATGATTGTAATTTCTTTGTTACCTAACATGCTTCCGTTATTAATTACAGCAGGACTCATGGGCTTTTTTGATATTCCGATAAAACCTTCAACAATTTTAGTATTTAGTATAGCATTTGGTATTTCTGTGGATGATACTATTCATTTTTTGGCGAAGTACAGGCAAGAATTAATTGCTAATAATTGGCGTATAAAACCCTCTGTTTATAGTGCTTTAAGAGAAACAGGTGTAAGTATGTTTTATACTTCTATTGTGTTATTTTTTGGCTTTTTGGTTTTTTGTCTGTCTAGTTTTGGCGGAACTATCGCTTTAGGTGGTTTGGTATCTATCACCTTATTATTGGCCATGGTTTCTAACTTATTATTACTTCCTTCCTTATTGCTAACTTTTGAAAAGAAAATTGCAAATAAAAAAATGTTTAAAGAACCTAAGATTAAAATTATTCCGTTAGAAGAAGAGAATTTATAA
- the asnS gene encoding asparagine--tRNA ligase, with protein MTEKSVAEILKSDAILQEVLLKGWVRTFRSNRFIALNDGSTIKNIQCVIDFENTAEETLKRITTGAAIAIKGTIVESQGKGQTVEIQVSEIEILGDSNADEYPIQPKKHSFEFLRENAHLRMRTNTFSAVMRVRSKLSFAVHKYFQENGFNYVNTPIITGSDAEGAGEMFRVTNFQDNKAPVTEDGKIDYSKDFFGKETNLTVSGQLEAETFAMSLGKAYTFGPTFRAENSNTTRHLAEFWMIEPEVAFMDLDGNMDLAEDFIKAVLKDILITCEDDLAFLDQRLTQEEKSKPQAQRSEMNLLAKLRFVVDNNFKRVSYTEAIDILRNSKPNKKKKFQFPVNEWGADLQSEHERFLVEKHFKCPVILFDYPANIKAFYMRLNDDGKTVRAMDVLFPGIGEIVGGSQREERYDVLVDKMKALNIEEKELWWYLDLRKYGTAVHSGFGLGFERLVQFTTGMNNIRDVIPFPRTPQNAEF; from the coding sequence ATGACAGAGAAAAGCGTTGCCGAAATTTTAAAATCGGATGCAATTTTACAAGAAGTGCTATTAAAAGGCTGGGTAAGAACTTTTAGAAGTAATCGATTTATTGCTTTAAATGATGGTTCTACTATTAAAAATATCCAATGTGTTATCGACTTTGAAAACACAGCTGAAGAGACTTTAAAAAGAATTACAACAGGAGCTGCAATTGCTATAAAAGGAACTATTGTAGAGAGTCAAGGAAAAGGGCAAACTGTTGAAATTCAGGTTTCTGAAATTGAAATTTTAGGAGATTCTAATGCTGATGAATATCCTATTCAACCTAAAAAACATAGTTTTGAATTTTTAAGAGAAAACGCTCATTTACGCATGAGAACCAATACATTTAGTGCTGTAATGCGCGTGCGTTCTAAACTATCTTTTGCCGTTCACAAATATTTTCAAGAAAACGGTTTTAATTATGTAAACACACCAATTATAACGGGTTCAGATGCAGAAGGTGCTGGTGAAATGTTTCGAGTAACCAATTTTCAGGACAACAAAGCGCCTGTTACGGAAGATGGAAAAATAGATTATTCAAAAGACTTTTTTGGTAAAGAAACTAACTTAACAGTTTCAGGTCAATTAGAAGCAGAAACCTTTGCTATGTCTTTAGGAAAAGCTTATACTTTCGGTCCTACATTTAGAGCTGAAAACTCAAATACTACTCGCCATTTAGCTGAATTCTGGATGATTGAACCAGAAGTGGCCTTTATGGATTTAGATGGGAATATGGATTTAGCTGAAGATTTTATCAAAGCTGTTTTAAAAGATATATTGATAACTTGCGAGGACGATTTGGCTTTTTTAGACCAACGTTTAACACAAGAAGAAAAAAGTAAACCACAAGCACAAAGAAGTGAAATGAATTTGCTTGCAAAACTTCGGTTTGTAGTGGATAATAATTTTAAAAGAGTTTCTTATACGGAAGCCATCGATATTCTTCGAAATTCTAAACCAAACAAAAAGAAAAAATTTCAATTCCCTGTTAATGAATGGGGAGCAGATTTACAATCTGAACACGAGCGTTTTTTGGTGGAGAAACACTTTAAATGCCCGGTGATTTTGTTTGATTACCCTGCGAATATCAAAGCATTTTATATGCGTTTAAATGATGATGGTAAAACGGTAAGAGCTATGGATGTTTTATTTCCAGGAATCGGAGAAATTGTTGGAGGTTCTCAAAGGGAAGAACGTTACGATGTTTTAGTTGATAAAATGAAAGCTTTAAATATTGAAGAAAAAGAGTTGTGGTGGTATTTAGATTTAAGAAAATACGGTACTGCTGTTCACTCTGGATTTGGTTTAGGCTTTGAAAGATTGGTGCAATTTACAACCGGAATGAACAATATTAGAGATGTAATTCCTTTTCCAAGAACACCTCAAAATGCAGAATTTTAA